In one Silvibacterium dinghuense genomic region, the following are encoded:
- a CDS encoding TonB-dependent receptor yields MMRSLLRHSLGCVAALCLLFAAPVLFAQSTQSTILGTVTDPSGAVVPGVRIRITNTDQGTSASYATNRAGAFQVQNLLPGKYTLEASRDGFETKLVEDLQLTARQQLRVDVNLVVGSAHQEVIVDASSAGAIETESPSIAATLSTQSVMSLPANYRASGSTSPLNLIQALPGVQPDTATGTTSPTANGTPTVSFSVQGGQPFQTETSVDGISTQSMRNNTPLSDAFPSAESVSEIRVDGVDNNAEFGQAGEVTTVTKSGTNQYHGSFFWYHQNRALDAVAYGTPTDAAGQPEKPQKIGNDFGASVGGPLVLPRLYDGHDKTFFFGTYEGFRFPRQSTIQDLVPTQLMQEGNFSEEVPNGSLYDAYTGGVYANNIVTPINASANPFLKFFPLPNVGNYQTVEAAEAGPGYNYAANRDSGYNSNQGDARIDHRFGDRLQAFARYTYKDITLLDPQDLNVTSVTDFDNYRILASSFIYTITPSLVDEFRFGFTYERNGLKNALDGAPYTNAAGFDSVGSNYPVDGMTEIYFPNLTMLAAGNINQTSRSHLFQYTDNLTWNKGSHTAKFGFDIRTLQSLTTLGTADLNNVSVFIFTGNFTGALIGNDYPNAQYADFLAGIPAETQYYGLTPQNDGRSTYYAGYVQDQWKALPTLTFSYGIRYEFHPAYHDADGAIGNFDPANAQTGAVIYPDGYKSLLDPTFLASFDACGYGPATTDFAACTPVLSNSQAHLPNSLRKSVKDRFLPRFGFAWRPFNDDKTAVRGGFGVYNTTLLGSIFFSMTDTLQAATLVYQNGINSSTGALDYAWPQTSPVSATNTPDYGTASFGTANEINWKDPYSMQWNLSIDHEFKGDIGTRISYIAMKTDDLVWAPDLNDMSYSKTTPAAQRPLTDRPFPNWGEVNDRQTGAQATYESLQMEANHRFVHGFTFDSTYTWAKNLADNQGPVSTGFAAENGSNVGGVSTYLYDRGLDLGNVYGTRRHRWVTTGVYELPFGRGKQFGARMNKAEDAVLGGWQLSSIFLWQTGPYLTAYIPSNDADPSGTGSGILYGRDQHPDVIGKITPVHRSRNEWVNPQSFACPSITGYTATSYAGNACSVGVDSNPIGRFGNESVGDIEGPGSVNWSAGLSKRIAITERVHLRAETTFTNVLNHTNLNDPELDITNANFGKITSSRGSDFGGNRTGQVSMRLEF; encoded by the coding sequence ATGATGCGTTCGCTTTTGCGCCATAGCCTTGGCTGCGTGGCAGCCCTGTGCCTGTTGTTTGCCGCGCCGGTTCTCTTTGCGCAGTCTACGCAGTCCACCATTCTTGGCACGGTCACCGATCCGAGCGGCGCGGTGGTACCGGGCGTTCGGATTCGGATCACCAACACGGACCAGGGCACAAGCGCGAGCTATGCCACAAATCGCGCTGGTGCTTTCCAGGTACAGAATCTTCTCCCGGGCAAGTACACCCTGGAGGCGAGCAGGGACGGCTTCGAAACGAAGCTGGTGGAAGATCTGCAGCTGACTGCGCGCCAACAGCTTCGCGTGGATGTGAACCTGGTGGTTGGTTCGGCGCACCAGGAAGTGATCGTGGACGCCAGCTCCGCAGGCGCAATCGAAACTGAATCACCATCCATTGCCGCGACACTCAGCACGCAGAGCGTGATGAGCCTGCCGGCGAACTACCGCGCCAGCGGCAGCACCAGTCCGCTCAACCTGATCCAGGCGCTGCCGGGCGTGCAGCCCGATACGGCGACTGGAACCACGAGCCCGACGGCAAATGGAACGCCGACGGTCAGCTTTTCGGTGCAGGGCGGTCAGCCTTTCCAGACGGAGACCTCGGTCGACGGTATCTCGACGCAGAGCATGCGGAACAACACGCCGCTCTCCGATGCGTTTCCTTCGGCGGAGTCGGTGTCTGAAATTCGTGTCGACGGCGTGGATAACAATGCGGAGTTCGGCCAGGCGGGCGAGGTCACGACGGTGACGAAGAGCGGCACGAATCAGTATCACGGCTCGTTCTTCTGGTACCACCAGAACCGTGCTCTTGACGCGGTGGCTTACGGTACGCCGACGGATGCGGCGGGGCAGCCGGAGAAGCCGCAGAAGATCGGCAATGACTTCGGCGCGAGTGTCGGCGGACCGCTGGTGTTGCCCCGCCTGTACGACGGTCATGACAAAACCTTTTTCTTCGGTACGTACGAGGGTTTCCGCTTTCCGCGGCAGTCGACGATTCAGGATCTCGTGCCCACGCAGCTGATGCAGGAAGGCAACTTCAGCGAGGAGGTTCCGAACGGCTCGCTCTACGATGCCTACACCGGCGGCGTCTACGCGAATAACATCGTTACGCCGATTAATGCTTCGGCGAATCCGTTCCTGAAGTTCTTTCCGCTGCCGAACGTCGGGAACTATCAGACCGTCGAGGCGGCGGAGGCTGGTCCTGGTTACAACTACGCAGCGAACCGAGACAGCGGCTATAACTCGAACCAGGGAGACGCACGCATCGATCATCGCTTCGGCGACAGGCTGCAGGCCTTCGCGCGTTATACCTATAAGGACATCACGCTGCTCGATCCGCAGGATCTGAATGTCACTTCCGTGACGGATTTCGATAACTATCGCATTCTGGCCAGCTCATTTATCTACACCATTACGCCGAGCCTGGTGGATGAATTCCGCTTCGGCTTTACCTACGAGCGCAACGGCCTGAAGAATGCGTTGGACGGAGCTCCGTATACGAATGCGGCCGGCTTTGATTCGGTGGGATCGAATTACCCGGTTGACGGCATGACGGAGATCTATTTCCCCAATCTCACCATGCTCGCAGCCGGCAACATTAACCAGACATCTCGCAGCCATTTATTCCAGTACACGGATAACCTGACGTGGAACAAGGGATCGCACACGGCGAAGTTTGGATTCGACATTCGCACGCTGCAATCGCTGACGACGCTGGGTACGGCGGATCTCAATAACGTTTCTGTCTTTATCTTCACCGGTAACTTCACAGGAGCGCTGATTGGTAATGATTATCCGAATGCGCAGTATGCGGACTTTCTTGCCGGTATCCCTGCGGAGACACAGTATTACGGACTGACTCCGCAGAATGACGGCAGGTCGACTTACTACGCGGGTTATGTGCAGGATCAGTGGAAAGCGTTGCCGACCTTGACCTTCTCATATGGCATCCGCTACGAATTTCACCCGGCGTATCACGATGCGGATGGGGCGATCGGCAATTTCGATCCGGCGAATGCCCAGACTGGTGCGGTGATTTATCCCGACGGCTACAAGAGCCTTCTCGATCCGACCTTTCTGGCCAGCTTCGATGCCTGTGGTTATGGCCCCGCGACGACGGACTTTGCCGCCTGTACGCCGGTGCTTTCGAACAGCCAGGCGCATCTGCCGAACAGCCTGAGGAAGTCGGTGAAGGATCGCTTCCTGCCGCGCTTCGGCTTTGCGTGGCGGCCCTTCAACGACGATAAGACTGCGGTACGCGGCGGCTTCGGTGTATATAACACTACGCTGCTTGGCAGCATCTTCTTCTCGATGACGGACACGCTGCAGGCCGCGACCCTGGTGTATCAGAACGGCATCAACTCCAGCACCGGCGCGCTCGATTATGCGTGGCCGCAGACCAGCCCGGTGTCGGCGACGAACACGCCGGACTACGGCACGGCGAGCTTCGGTACGGCGAACGAGATCAACTGGAAGGATCCGTACTCGATGCAGTGGAACCTTTCGATCGATCACGAGTTCAAGGGCGATATCGGAACGCGCATCTCCTACATCGCGATGAAGACCGATGACCTAGTGTGGGCGCCGGATCTGAATGACATGTCGTATTCGAAGACGACGCCTGCTGCGCAGCGTCCGCTGACCGATCGTCCCTTTCCTAACTGGGGCGAGGTGAACGACAGGCAGACCGGAGCGCAGGCGACGTATGAATCGCTGCAAATGGAGGCCAACCATCGTTTTGTGCATGGCTTCACTTTCGACTCAACGTATACGTGGGCGAAGAACCTTGCTGATAACCAGGGCCCGGTATCGACGGGCTTTGCCGCGGAAAACGGCAGCAATGTCGGTGGCGTCTCCACATACCTGTATGACCGCGGGCTCGATTTGGGCAATGTCTACGGCACGCGGCGTCATCGCTGGGTGACGACCGGAGTGTATGAGCTGCCCTTCGGACGCGGCAAGCAGTTCGGAGCGCGCATGAATAAGGCGGAGGATGCAGTCCTCGGCGGATGGCAGCTGAGCAGCATCTTCCTGTGGCAGACCGGACCTTATCTAACGGCGTACATTCCGAGCAACGATGCCGATCCTTCGGGCACCGGATCCGGCATTCTTTATGGACGCGACCAGCATCCGGATGTGATCGGCAAGATCACCCCGGTGCACCGGAGCCGCAACGAGTGGGTGAATCCGCAGTCGTTCGCCTGCCCGAGCATCACGGGATACACGGCCACATCTTATGCCGGCAACGCGTGCAGCGTTGGCGTGGACTCAAACCCCATCGGACGCTTCGGCAATGAATCAGTCGGCGACATCGAAGGCCCTGGCTCGGTGAACTGGTCGGCGGGTCTCAGCAAGCGGATCGCGATCACGGAGAGAGTACATCTGCGCGCGGAGACCACCTTCACCAACGTGCTCAATCACACCAACCTCAACGACCCGGAGCTGGATATCACGAATGCCAACTTTGGCAAGATCACTTCGTCACGCGGGTCGGATTTCGGCGGCAATCGTACCGGGCAGGTCTCCATGCGGCTTGAGTTCTAA
- a CDS encoding CynX/NimT family MFS transporter, which yields MPAARTFRSTGRGPAMAGYLLAIALTQFLSYFFAPLLPVLAQRYHVTLNTAAWTVLIFPLSSALISGAAGAIADRIGFARSIRSGLTSIAFFSLLRVFHDNFALLITCQFSIGLSIPFVLAPMSSFLAAHCAEEDRKRLTDLCTVFLFAGIGLSFFAAPWLMQNVGYRGTMPMLAVTAILLCILFSFSVSGASPTVQIATPRPSSTIHLLRNRNLVLLCVGGFLGQGCFNAILTWIAALWQGRGFPAQAAGLASSLTIFAGIAGSLLLPPILDRLLGMRSAFFACILPATCLIYPCLFADSPLHGYIAGSLIGFFQFPTLAMTFYVLDQSVSEEHMSFAIGIYWMMSNLGIFLVSYLAGILHSFAGWRAASLFIIMLMIGLFSIICFLHDPAEPEICG from the coding sequence ATGCCTGCAGCCAGGACATTTCGCTCGACAGGCCGCGGACCGGCGATGGCAGGCTATCTGTTGGCGATTGCGCTTACGCAGTTCCTCAGTTATTTCTTCGCACCGCTGCTACCTGTTCTCGCGCAGCGATACCATGTCACGCTGAATACCGCAGCCTGGACGGTTCTCATCTTCCCATTGTCCAGCGCGCTCATCTCCGGAGCCGCAGGCGCGATTGCCGACCGCATCGGTTTTGCTCGCAGCATTCGATCCGGGCTCACATCCATTGCATTTTTCTCGCTGCTGCGCGTCTTTCACGACAACTTCGCGCTGCTGATCACCTGCCAGTTCAGCATCGGCCTCAGCATTCCGTTCGTCCTCGCACCCATGTCCAGCTTTCTAGCTGCGCACTGCGCCGAAGAGGACAGGAAGCGGCTCACCGATCTGTGCACCGTCTTTCTCTTCGCAGGAATCGGCCTTTCCTTCTTCGCCGCGCCGTGGCTCATGCAGAACGTGGGCTATCGCGGAACGATGCCCATGCTCGCAGTCACGGCGATTCTCCTCTGCATACTCTTTTCCTTCTCTGTCTCCGGCGCATCTCCAACTGTACAGATCGCCACGCCTCGCCCATCTTCGACCATTCACCTTCTGCGCAACCGCAACCTGGTGCTTCTCTGCGTCGGAGGCTTCCTCGGGCAAGGCTGCTTCAACGCCATCCTCACGTGGATCGCGGCTCTCTGGCAGGGGCGCGGCTTCCCTGCACAGGCGGCAGGGTTGGCCAGCAGTCTGACTATCTTTGCCGGGATCGCAGGTTCTCTGCTGCTGCCGCCCATACTTGACCGGCTCCTCGGCATGCGCAGCGCATTCTTCGCCTGCATTCTCCCCGCCACATGCCTGATCTATCCCTGTCTCTTTGCGGATAGCCCATTGCACGGATATATCGCGGGAAGCCTCATCGGCTTCTTCCAGTTTCCCACCCTGGCCATGACGTTCTATGTGCTGGATCAATCCGTATCCGAGGAGCACATGAGCTTCGCCATCGGGATTTACTGGATGATGAGCAACCTCGGGATCTTCCTCGTGAGCTATCTGGCCGGCATCCTACACAGCTTCGCAGGCTGGCGCGCGGCATCGCTTTTTATCATCATGCTGATGATTGGCTTATTCAGCATTATCTGCTTCCTGCATGACCCCGCAGAGCCTGAAATTTGCGGCTAG
- a CDS encoding TetR/AcrR family transcriptional regulator: MTTTVKPRRLPSQDRSKATVNQILLAAEALIARNGTGALKMREIAEQAEVPIGSLYMYFPNREAIIRTIVERYSTLIETDLSARVAQVKSTRELIALIGSIVNDYYKFLRSSPSLINLWTGSLYNKSLTELSIADSRRTAEILYHASKPFLTPRQRQRALPCFLVCVDTIGSIANLAVSLKPAEGDAVIEELQKMLVAHVTALFDKDMEVSAKKQAVPARRKSPDA; the protein is encoded by the coding sequence ATGACCACCACAGTGAAGCCGAGGAGGCTGCCCTCGCAGGATCGCAGCAAAGCGACCGTCAACCAGATTCTCCTCGCCGCCGAAGCCCTGATCGCCAGAAATGGCACCGGCGCGCTCAAGATGCGCGAGATCGCCGAGCAGGCTGAAGTGCCTATCGGCTCGCTCTACATGTATTTTCCTAATCGCGAAGCCATCATCCGCACCATCGTGGAACGCTACTCCACGCTGATCGAAACAGATCTCTCCGCACGTGTGGCGCAGGTGAAGAGCACACGGGAGCTGATCGCCTTAATCGGCAGCATTGTGAACGATTACTACAAATTTCTCCGCAGCTCCCCCTCGCTGATCAACCTGTGGACGGGATCGCTCTACAACAAATCCCTGACCGAGCTCAGCATCGCCGACAGCCGCCGCACCGCCGAGATTCTTTATCACGCTTCCAAGCCGTTTCTGACTCCGCGGCAGAGGCAGCGTGCGCTCCCCTGCTTCCTCGTCTGCGTCGACACCATCGGCAGCATCGCAAATCTCGCCGTGTCTCTGAAGCCCGCGGAAGGCGATGCTGTCATCGAGGAGCTGCAGAAGATGCTCGTCGCACACGTCACGGCGTTGTTCGATAAGGATATGGAAGTCTCTGCGAAAAAACAGGCCGTGCCTGCACGCAGAAAAAGCCCTGACGCTTGA
- a CDS encoding phosphatidylinositol-specific phospholipase C1-like protein, translating to MKSLSTRVPSMMLAAVFAALSAQAVMAQAGDTPVRINQIQVIGSHNSYHAGLLPGIAKLLEAKNPEVFRTLDYSHPPLEVQLDHGIRQIELDIYADSKGGLYAHPFGPKLVAEAGLPADPDPYPHGEMLQPGFKVMHVQDIDYASNCQPFITCLRIVKQWSEAHPAHVPIFILVETVQEVPDDKLPWTKPEAFTPALFDALDAEIRSVFHDSEMITPDQVRGRSATLNASILHHGWPTLKQARGKVIFLMDQKPVGPIYLQGHPGLRGRVLFTNATPGDPDAAFVEQNDDSAKQINALVRQGYLVRARADEDTVQARTNDTRRRDEVMRSGAQMISTDYPAAEPSRWTKYSVALPGDAAARCNPVNAPAHCVDAQMEAPR from the coding sequence ATGAAGAGCTTGTCCACGCGTGTTCCATCGATGATGCTGGCTGCTGTTTTCGCAGCTCTGTCTGCGCAGGCTGTGATGGCTCAGGCTGGCGACACTCCAGTGCGTATCAACCAAATTCAGGTCATCGGTTCGCACAACAGCTATCATGCGGGGCTGCTGCCGGGGATTGCGAAGCTGCTCGAGGCGAAGAATCCCGAGGTATTTCGTACACTCGATTACTCGCATCCACCGCTCGAAGTACAGCTCGATCACGGCATCCGGCAGATCGAGCTGGATATTTATGCCGACAGCAAGGGCGGCCTGTACGCGCATCCATTCGGGCCGAAGCTGGTTGCAGAAGCTGGTCTGCCGGCTGATCCCGATCCATATCCGCATGGTGAGATGCTGCAGCCGGGCTTCAAGGTCATGCACGTGCAGGATATCGATTACGCCAGCAACTGCCAGCCGTTCATTACCTGCCTGCGCATCGTTAAACAGTGGTCTGAAGCACATCCCGCGCATGTGCCGATCTTCATCTTGGTGGAGACGGTGCAGGAGGTCCCCGACGACAAGCTGCCATGGACGAAGCCCGAGGCTTTCACGCCGGCGCTCTTCGATGCGTTGGATGCGGAGATCCGCTCTGTCTTCCACGACAGCGAAATGATTACGCCTGACCAGGTACGCGGGCGCTCTGCCACGCTCAATGCGTCCATTTTGCATCACGGCTGGCCGACGCTCAAGCAGGCGCGCGGCAAGGTGATCTTCCTCATGGATCAGAAGCCGGTTGGGCCCATTTATCTGCAGGGGCATCCTGGACTGCGCGGCCGCGTACTCTTCACAAATGCAACCCCGGGCGATCCGGATGCTGCGTTTGTCGAGCAGAATGACGACAGCGCGAAGCAGATCAATGCGCTGGTGCGCCAGGGATATCTGGTTCGCGCGCGCGCGGACGAGGACACCGTGCAGGCGCGCACGAACGACACGCGCCGGCGCGACGAGGTCATGCGCAGCGGCGCGCAGATGATCAGCACCGACTATCCAGCTGCCGAGCCCTCGCGCTGGACCAAGTATTCCGTGGCTCTTCCCGGGGATGCTGCTGCGCGTTGCAATCCAGTAAATGCGCCGGCGCATTGCGTGGATGCGCAGATGGAAGCGCCTCGGTAG